The following coding sequences are from one Nitrospirota bacterium window:
- a CDS encoding YebC/PmpR family DNA-binding transcriptional regulator, translating to MGGHSHWATTKRHKASVDAKRGKIFTRIIREITIAARAGGDPDGNPRLRLAIAKAKDANMPGDTLKKAIQRGTGELPGVTYEEFTLEGYGPGGTAVLLEITSDNRNRTVAEIRNLLTKNSGNMAEAGAVSWQFQKKGLIVVEKGKVDEDKLLSLALDAGAEDVKVDEKTFEVITEPHDFETVKKALTDAKIESSLAEVTFVPQNYVKLQEKAAEQMLKLMEILDEHDDVQKVHANFDIPDEIMEKVAAAG from the coding sequence ATGGGCGGCCATAGTCACTGGGCCACCACGAAGCGGCACAAAGCTTCGGTAGACGCCAAACGCGGCAAAATCTTTACCCGCATCATCCGCGAGATCACGATTGCGGCCCGGGCAGGCGGCGATCCGGATGGGAACCCGCGTCTGCGCCTGGCCATCGCCAAGGCCAAAGATGCCAACATGCCCGGCGACACGCTGAAGAAAGCCATCCAGCGCGGCACGGGCGAACTGCCCGGCGTTACCTATGAAGAGTTCACGTTGGAAGGATACGGGCCGGGGGGCACGGCGGTGCTGCTCGAAATCACCAGCGACAACCGCAATCGCACTGTCGCGGAAATCCGGAACCTGCTCACAAAGAACAGCGGCAACATGGCCGAGGCCGGCGCCGTCTCCTGGCAATTCCAGAAGAAGGGGTTAATCGTGGTGGAAAAGGGCAAGGTGGATGAGGACAAGCTCCTGTCCCTGGCTCTGGACGCCGGGGCCGAGGACGTAAAGGTGGACGAGAAGACCTTCGAGGTGATCACCGAACCCCATGACTTCGAGACGGTCAAGAAGGCCTTGACCGACGCGAAGATCGAATCCTCTCTGGCGGAAGTGACCTTCGTGCCGCAGAATTATGTGAAGCTCCAAGAGAAGGCGGCCGAGCAGATGCTCAAGCTGATGGAGATCCTGGACGAGCATGACGATGTCCAGAAAGTCCATGCGAACTTCGACATTCCGGACGAGATCATGGAGAAGGTGGCGGCAGCAGGTTAA
- the ruvA gene encoding Holliday junction branch migration protein RuvA, translated as MIASLTGRLAFKAPSHITLDVHGVGYEVLIPLSTFYSLPELNELASLSVHTHVREDAIQLFGFLTLLEKESFILLTGISGIGPKLALSVLSALSVADLIAAVRAGDVDKLATVPGVGKKTAARIALEIKDKVERLAPGSAAFPEPAAEPLNQLQEDALSALVNLGYKPAEVKQTLKGVAARSSSAGTLKEVIREVLKDLAKG; from the coding sequence ATGATCGCCTCACTGACCGGCCGGCTGGCCTTCAAGGCTCCTTCCCACATTACGCTCGATGTCCACGGCGTCGGGTACGAAGTTCTCATCCCCCTCAGCACCTTTTATTCCCTGCCGGAGCTGAACGAGCTTGCGTCGCTCAGCGTGCATACCCATGTGCGGGAGGATGCGATCCAGCTCTTCGGCTTCCTGACCCTCTTGGAAAAGGAGTCCTTCATCCTGCTCACGGGCATTTCCGGCATCGGCCCGAAGCTGGCCCTGAGCGTGCTGTCCGCCCTGAGCGTGGCCGACCTGATTGCGGCGGTGAGAGCCGGCGACGTCGACAAGCTGGCCACGGTGCCCGGCGTCGGAAAGAAAACCGCAGCGCGAATCGCGTTGGAGATCAAGGACAAGGTCGAACGGCTGGCTCCCGGATCCGCGGCCTTTCCGGAACCCGCCGCAGAACCCTTGAATCAGCTCCAGGAGGACGCCTTGTCCGCGCTGGTTAACTTGGGGTACAAGCCCGCCGAGGTCAAGCAGACGCTCAAAGGCGTGGCGGCCAGGTCGTCGTCGGCAGGCACGTTGAAAGAAGTCATTCGAGAGGTCTTGAAGGACCTGGCGAAGGGATAG